A single window of Liolophura sinensis isolate JHLJ2023 chromosome 6, CUHK_Ljap_v2, whole genome shotgun sequence DNA harbors:
- the LOC135467505 gene encoding complement C1q tumor necrosis factor-related protein 4-like, which yields MSGILYFAMICYIITGTWSQSMYWDPSEVDSDETLEEIASSLVSKLSGSCDSSHLLTRLILQETSERAKLQVALEQQLTERANVTKRQKVLEERLAKLEKDALSLKQEERVVAFSVRLRKNLENLTSAQAIIFGTVVTNIGGAYNPRTGIFRCPVSGLYQFFVSILGQRTERVETELVVNGKKKLLVYSSGDAIHRGSLGSNTVLLQLEQWDVVWVRLHYDYGGYIHCCWSTFSGYLIKQNVDEGTYY from the exons ATGTCTGGAATCTTGTATTTTGCGATGATTTGCTACATCATCACCGGAACCTGGTCCCAGTCAATGTATTGGGATCCTTCGGAAGTGGACTCTGATGAGACTCTAGAGGAGATAGCCTCTTCCCTGGTGTCCAAGCTGTCCGGATCCTGCGACTCCTCCCATCTGCTAACACGGTTGATCCTACAAGAGACGTCAGAAAGAGCCAAGCTGCAAGTGGCTCTGGAACAGCAACTCACCGAGAGAGCCAATGTTACAAAGAGACAGAAGGTCTTGGAAGAAAGACTAGCCAAGCTGGAAAAAGACGCTTTGTCATTAAAACAAGAAG AGCGTGTCGTTGCCTTTTCTGTCCGCCTGCGCAAGAATTTGGAAAACTTGACCTCGGCCCAGGCTATTATTTTTGGTACGGTGGTTACGAACATAGGTGGGGCGTACAATCCGAGAACGGGGATATTTCGATGCCCCGTGTCCGGTCTTTATCAGTTCTTCGTGAGTATTCTAGGTCAGCGGACGGAGAGAGTGGAGACAGAACTGGTGGTCAACGGGAAGAAGAAACTTCTGGTGTATTCATCGGGGGATGCCATTCACAGAGGTTCCCTGGGGTCAAACACAGTCTTGTTACAGCTGGAACAGTGGGATGTGGTCTGGGTGCGGCTTCACTATGACTATGGGGGATACATACACTGCTGCTGGAGTACTTTCTCTGGGTACCTCATTAAGCAGAATGTAGATGAAGGAACTTACTACTGA
- the LOC135467506 gene encoding heavy metal-binding protein HIP-like, translating to MAAVLIALFLSVVGRCLSDKYSPPYSWNPEDPFLGESLEDVSTKLLAQYANFPDTSHLLVRLLAKEKQLRQELETKLQNSVMDTEYEAQYEKDLLKRITDMEEFLRRRSKGRAVAFSARLSKSLQKIGRASTLVYASEVTNIGGEYNSRTGKFRCPVDGVYQFFVSILSRKEERVKTELVVNGRRNLLLYSSGDEIHRGSLGMNGVILQLEEGDLVWVRVYHGFGDYIHCCWSTFSGALIKTM from the exons ATGGCCGCCGTCTTGATCGCTCTTTTCTTGTCCGTCGTTGGACGCTGTCTTTCGGACAAATACTCACCGCCATACTCCTGGAATCCCGAAGATCCCTTTCTGGGGGAATCTTTGGAAGATGTCTCAACCAAGTTGCTGGCTCAGTATGCAAATTTCCCCGACACCTCCCACCTCTTGGTTCGCCTGCTGGCTAAAGAGAAACAACTGAGACAGGAGTTGGAGACGAAACTACAAAACTCTGTAATGGACACCGAGTATGAGGCGCAGTACGAGAAAGATCTTCTTAAGCGCATAACAGATATGGAGGAATTTCTGCGTAGACGGAGTAAAG GTAGGGCTGTTGCGTTCTCAGCCCGTCTCTCCAAGAGCTTGCAGAAGATTGGCAGGGCGAGTACTTTAGTATACGCCTCAGAAGTTACGAATATTGGCGGAGAGTACAACTCCAGGACGGGCAAGTTCCGATGTCCCGTAGACGGTGTGTATCAGTTCTTTGTGAGCATCCTCAGTCGTAAAGAGGAGCGTGTGAAGACAGAGCTGGTGGTTAATGGACGGAGGAATTTGCTGCTATACTCCTCCGGGGACGAGATTCACCGAGGATCCTTGGGTATGAACGGCGTCATCCTGCAGCTAGAGGAAGGAGACTTAGTGTGGGTGAGGGTGTATCACGGCTTCGGGGACTACATTCACTGCTGTTGGAGCACTTTCAGTGGGGCCCTGATCAAAACGATGTGA
- the LOC135466474 gene encoding complement C1q tumor necrosis factor-related protein 3-like, producing the protein MFRTNVLRMCTLLVSVVILFVSASSSHEWAPHGEEDLSPPHEEESLEKKAASLVDKLSASCDATHVLARLILQETAERVKLQEQVRLQMTGQENVTKMQEKLRKALADLTAKAQEKEPLVAFTARVKSHLSNLQDSQTIVFGTVETNLGNAYNPHTGIFTCPVNGVYQFFVSILSWPKKRIETHLAVNGEGRLLVYSSSSAMHHGSLGTGTIILELNEEDKVQVKLTRNFGDYIHCCWSTFSGHLLRAT; encoded by the exons ATGTTTCGGACTAATGTACTCAGGATGTGCACCTTACTTGTGTCGGTTGTCATCTTGTTCGTGTCGGCCAGTTCCAGTCATGAATGGGCGCCTCatggagaagaagatttgtcGCCACCTCATGAGGAAGAGTCCCTGGAGAAAAAAGCGGCTTCTCTTGTGGACAAGCTGTCCGCGTCTTGTGACGCCACCCATGTTCTCGCTCGCTTAATTCTCCAGGAAACCGCGGAACGAGTCAAGCTTCAAGAACAAGTACGCCTACAGATGACCGGACAAGAAAACGTTACCAAAATGCAAGAAAAACTTCGCAAAGCGCTCGCTGACTTAACAGCTAAAGCACAGGAGAAAG AGCCTTTAGTGGCCTTTACAGCCAGAGTGAAATCTCACTTATCAAACCTCCAAGACTCTCAGACTATTGTCTTTGGGACTGTTGAGACTAACCTGGGAAATGCCTACAACCCCCACACAGGCATATTTACTTGTCCAGTGAACGGCGTCTACCAGTTCTTCGTCAGCATTTTGAGCTGGCCAAAAAAGCGAATCGAGACACATCTGGCAGTCAATGGCGAAGGGAGGCTACTCGTGTATTCTTCCTCAAGTGCCATGCACCATGGATCTTTGGGTACCGGCACCATCATCTTGGAGCTTAACGAAGAAGACAAAGTACAGGTGAAACTTACCAGGAATTTTGGGGATTACATTCACTGTTGTTGGAGCACATTCTCTGGACATTTGCTGAGGGCTACATAG